In Ruminiclostridium josui JCM 17888, the genomic window TATCGACAACAGGTCTGTGTGTAATAATAATAGTTTTATTAAACTTTGATTTTCGAACTACTTCGAGAGCGCATAATGTCTTACCAAAACGCATTTTTGCATTCCATAACATCCTATTGCCATTTTTAAATTGCTTTAATGTCTTCTCAATAGCTGCTTCCTGCTCTGGCCTGAACACAATGGGTGTGAAAGTATCCGATGTGGCATTAGAAAGGTTGTACTGTCCTTTTTTTACAGCCTCTATCGCTTTAATTGCGGTTTTAATATCCACTTTAAACCATTCACGACTTGTAGAGTTTTTTAGCTGCTTTTTCTTGATGCCGGAGTTTTCCAACACTCTATGTACATGGTAGTCTCTGAATGCCCTTAGAACAGGCATTCCTTTTTCATCCTTTATAGTACGAACAGCAAGTTCTGTATGTAAAAGCTCAAATGAAATACCTGCTGTATTGGTGTATTCCTTAATACGAGTTTTTGCAGCTTGGTTTAATGCTTTACAATTTGGAGGAAGGTTATCAATAGATTCCTCTGTTTGAATAGTAGTATCGCCTATTTTTAGTAATCCCTTATGGGTTTCATCCCTTATTTCAAAGATATATATTAGCTTATATTCAAAAGATGGTGTAAATAAACTAACCATCAGTTCGCACCCCCTACTAAAGATTTGTATTCAACGATAACCTTTGACCTCCAGTCTTTAATTCTACAATATTTAGGTTCCTTGTCACTGTGAAGGTTTTCAATGCTATCAAATAGTGATAATTGCCTATACCAGCCCCGCAAATCACATAATGGAACTGTAAATGTAATGCCATCCATCTGCCACAAATTCCAAGATATAATGGTGGCAATTCGCTTCAATTCTTTTATACCTGGTTCTCGACCAAATTTGAATTTCTTATTTTCAATATATGTATATAAAAGATTTTCGCGGGCTAAAAGCAAGTTATCGCCTTGATATTCATACCCATATATACTTTGAAAGGCTCGTTCAGCCCATTTTATCCATTCATCTTCATTGTCAACATTTTCGTTTACTACACGCATTTTGCGGTCTAGGAGACCTATACGGGATTGTAATTCAATCTTTTCGCCAGTAACGGTATCATATCGACTGACCAGATATGGTGCCTCTCCACAGGAGATTTCTATTCTTCTGGCATCAACATAATTTTTCCACGTGCGTCCCTTTTCATTTGGAAAGATAATTTTTTCATTTATTACTTCCCATGATTTATTTTTTTGTATATTAAAAATATTTTTTCTGCCAAACCATTGCTCATCAATAAGATTGTTTTGTTCATTACATATCCATGAAGGAGTAAAGACTTCAGCCTTTTCTCTTGTTCGAACACTCTTTTTCTTGTAACTCTTAGTTGTTCTAGGTTGTATCAGTTTTTTCTTAGGGTTTGAAATTAGATGTGCCTTAATTTCACATTCGGCCTTATACATATCGCCAAATTTTGAATAATCATTTGTAGCCCATATTATATTTTGATTTGTAGTTCTATCTTTCAGGAGAATATCGAGCAATGATTGATCATATTCCTCAATATCTTCTTTGATATCCATAATTGCATATATCTGCACTCTATCCCTCCTTTGGTGCAATTTATAATCAGCCAAATAGAAATTACTCTTTATCTTCATCCGGAACAAATTCCAATATATCGTCCACACCACAATTTAATGTTCTACATATACTTTCTATAGTTTCTAGTGAAACATAACCGTTTCGTTTAAGTCTAGTAATAATATTAGCGGAAAAACCAGCTTGTTTTTGTAAATCCGCATTTGTCATTTCTTTTTCTATTAACAAATGAAACAGCTTCTTATAGTGTACTGCCATCTGTTTAGCCTCCTTGAAGTTTCAATTAATAACTTTATTAAGTATATCACGCAAACGTGAATTTTTCAACATATAATGAGTATATTTAAGTTGTAGACAAAAAAGTCGAAAAGTCTAATTGAAAAATCCAAAACTACAGCATTCAGCCTTCTTAAACTGAATACCACTTTCGCTCAAATTTGAGCAAAAGCACAATCATTACAGCCGTCTTTACCGGAAAAAAGACAGGCTGTTTTTTATTTTAGGGGTTCGAATCAATAGAATTCTTCGCTTATGAATGAGGAAGAAAATTATTTTTCTAAAATCCTCAACTAATGTGTTCTACCGTGGCTATAAGGTGAGAGGAAAATAATCCACCAATAAAAGCAGAGTTTTTCTCTCACTGCTCCTTGACAACTGAATACCCCGAAATGCAAGAGATACTTCAAGCAGAATATGCCATGACGATAATTCCGAGCGTATTCCTTGAAAGATAACGAGGTTGTGTCAAACAAGGCAAACCCTCTGGAACAGTAGCGTTTCGGGTCATTTATAACAGGCAAGGAGGTGAAGTAACTGAAAACAAAATATGATAACTTGCCACAGGTGCTTAAAGATAAGCCACAGTTTTGCTGCTGGAAATATGAAGAACGAAGTGGTAGAAAAACCAAAGTTCCCTATAACCCAGTAACGAGAAAAAGGGCAAAACCAAATCAACGTGGTACATTTAAAGATTTTAGTTCGGCGGTAGCTGCTATAAGTGATTATGACGGTATCGGATTTTTGGTGGGTAATGACATATGTGTTATCGACTTAGATGATTGCTTTGATAGTGGTGGTAAGCTTAAGCCTGTTGCCCAAATTGTTGTAGAGGCTTTTAGTGGTTGTTATATGGAACACAGTCCATCTGAAAAAGGGCTTCATATTTTATTTAAGGCCACAGGCTTTAACTTTGACAAAACAAAATACTATATCAACAACAGAAAGCTGGGAGTTGAGGTCTATGTGGGCGGAGCAACAAATCGTTTTGTTACCGTAACAGGCAATGTATATGCAGATGGTGATATAGCGGAGAAATCGAATGAACTACAGATGATACTAGACAAGTATATGCTACGTCCTACCACTGTGAAGCAACTTCTGGATACAGAAAGTCAATCATATCTGTCTGACAAGTCTGTTATTGAGAAGGCTTTAAAATCGGCAAATGGAGAAAGGTTCAAAGCATTATGGCAAGGGGATACATCAGGCTATGCTTCTGCCAGTGAAGCTGATTTGGCACTTTGCGGTATGCTGGCATTTTGGTGTGGCAGGGATATTGGACAGATGGACAGACTATTCCGGCAGAGCGGCCTAATGCGGGATAAATGGAATAGACCACAGTCTGGCAGTACTTATGGAATAATAACCATAGAAAAAGCTATCGCAAATGCTACTGAAATATATAAACCAGGTGGCAAGCGTTCATCAGCTACAGAGGATTTTGGTGAATGTTCTCTTACTGGCTTTAAGCCTGAGAGTAACGATCGCTACCCTTGGACGGATATTGGGGCAAGCAGGCTGTTTGCTGATTATTATAAGTCTTTTGCCCGCTTTGTTCCCGAAAGGAAGATGTGGTTTTGCTATGCGAATGGCATTTGGATTCCTGATGTCGGTAATCTCAAAGTGATGGAAATGTGTAAATCATTGGCTAACCAACTGCTAACCTATGCTTTGACTATTCAGGATGAACATCAAAGAAAGGCATACATTGACTATTGCCGAAAGTGGCAGTCAAGAAGATACCGAGAAACGGTACTTAAAGATGCACAGAGTGTATATCCCATATCAATGGCTGAATTTGACCAAGAACCGCAGGTTCTCAACTGTTCCAATGGCACATTGTTTTTAATGTCTATGGATTTTCGTCCCCACAACAGCGAGGATAGACTCACAAAGATATCTGGTGTTAAATATGACCCGGAAGCAAAAAGTGAGCGATGGGATAGATTTATTCATGAGATTATGAGCGGAGATGAGGAAAAGGCAAAATTCCTCCAAAAAGCCTTTGGCTACAGTATCGGCGGAGACACTCGGTATGAATGCCTGTTTGTTCTCTATGGTGCTACAACTCGAAACGGTAAAGGTACACTATGCGAGAGCGTTCTTAAGGTATTGGGCAGTTATGGCTGTACCGCAAGGCCGGAGACTATCAGTCTAAAAAAGAACAATAACAGTTCAAGTCCAAGTGAAGATATTGCCCGGCTTGCAGGAGTACGCTTTGTGAATATCTCCGAACCTAGCAGAGGACTTGTCCTAAATGCTGCACAGGTAAAAAGCATGACAGGTGGTGACACCATCAATGCAAGGTTTCTACATGAGAATTCTTTTGACTTTTCACCAAAGTTTAAGCTGTATATCAACACCAATTATCTGCCCGTTATTACGGATATGACGCTGTTTTCCAGTGGCAGAGTGGTAATTATCCCTTTTGAACGACACTTTGATGAAAGCGAGCAGGATAAAAACCTAAAACGTGAATTTGCCAAACCGAAGAATCAGAGTGCTATCCTCAACTGGCTAATTGAAGGCTATCAGTTGTTAAAGAAGGAAGGCTTGACTTTACCTGATTCCGTTAAGACAGCAACGGAGGCTTATAAGCGTGACAGCGATAAAATAGCATTATTTTTCGAGGACGTCTTGGAAGAAAGTCCTAACAGTGAGGTGCGGACATCCGAAGTGTATGCCCGGTATCAGCGTTGGTGCAGTGCCAATGGATGTTATTCGGAGAATGCAAGAAACTTCAAACAGGCATTAACAGCTATCGCCCGTGTAGAAAGGAAACGACCACGTTCTGGTGGTGGAATGACCACAATGCTTATCGGATATAAGCTGACAGAAGAAGAGTTTTTTCTTATTTAAACACAGTGTAGCAGCTTGTAGCAAGAAAAACAGGTTATATAAAAAATCACTCTCGTATAGAGAGTTTAGTTTTTACCTGCTACATCTTGCTACAAAGCTTAAAACCAGTGAAAACAATGGATACAACTCCATGTGTTAATACCTACCCCTAGGGGAGGTCAAATCTCCACACCTTTTCATCTGGACAACGGGCGTGGGGCAACGCGTAAAAAACGCGGTTTCAAACGGGGTATATACCCCACAATCCATTTTAATTTAGGAGGTAAACGATTATGGCAACATCAACAACTTATAATAGAGCGTTTTGGAATGTTATGAAAGGAAAAGAAGAAAATAATCAAAATCTAAGCGAGGGCTTTGATAATGCAGGAGCCTATGTCGCACCAGACGAGTTCCGAGAAGGCTTTAACACTGCTTTGGCAAAGGAGAATATATTCCGCAGATTTGCTACTGTTATCAATCTATCTTCTGCAGAAGGTAAAATTCAAGCGGTATCCTCAACGGGTACAGCAGATTGGGTTGAAGACGGGGATCCAATCCCCGAAAGCGCCGATACATTTACACAGTTTCTGGTGAAATCATACAAGCTGGCATCTCTTGTCAAGCTAAACCGCTCATTCGTCACCGATATTAACTTTAATCTTGAAAAGTATCTGATGAGTGATTTTGCGAAGCGTTTTGGCAAGGCTGAGGAAAATGCATTACTTAATGGAAATGGCACAACACAGCCTACAGGTATACTTACGGCAGACGCAGATGTAACTACAGCAGACAATAGTACCATCTCTTTTGATGAGATTATCTCTCTGTATTTTTCATTAAAAGCTGAATACCGAAATAACGCTGTGTTTATCATGCACGATAATACAGCTATGCTTCTTAGAACCCTTAAGGATACAAGCGGCAGTTATCTGTGGAATTCTTCAGATAACACCATCTTCGGAAAGCCTGTAGTTACCTCTCCATATATGCCTACAGTATTAGCAGGAGCAAAAAGCATTGTATTTGGAGATTTATCATACTACTGGCTGATTGAGCGTCAACCAATAACAATAAAAAAATTAAGTGAGTTATATGCATTGCAGGGGCAAATTGGATTTTCTGCTTACGAAAGATTGGATGGCAAGCTAATTCAACCAGATGCTCTGAAAATATTACAAATAAAAGCTTAAATAATGGATTAGGTACTGGGTCATCAATTCGGCTCAGTGCCAGTTCCTTCAAAACATCGGACAGGAGGTCACGATATGGAAAATCAAAGTAACAGCCGCACAACCAAATCCGATATCGGAGGTACGGTCTATGTGGTGGAATCACGAGTAAGCGATTCAGCAAAGGAAAGTGCATATTCCAAGCTGAAACGACTGATTACAGTCAACGCAAAAAGCCTTTCAAAGTTATCTGATAGTTCATATAAACCCACGGAAATCAACTCGACTTCTTCAAGGTAGTACGGTAATATACATAGTGCTAAACCGCTTGAAGACTGTCGGAAATGGAGGAGAAAAATGAATAGACAGTCAACATTTAGCACTATACGTAAATCAACATTAGCATTTGAAGAAGCGAAAATTACTGCTCTTTACTGCAGGCTTTCCCGTGATGATGAGCTTGCAGGGGACAGCAACAGTATAGTAAACCAGAAGGCAATTCTAAAGAAATATGCTGAGGACAACGGTTTTCGTAACATCGAATTTTATGTGGATGATGGGGTCAGCGGTACAACTTTTGATAGACCAGACTTTAACCGCATGATTGCAGATGTAGAGTCCGGTAGAATCGGAACGATTATCATCAAGGATATGTCCCGCTTCGGCAGGGATTACCTCAAAGTAGGTTATTATACCGAGATTATGTTTCCTGAAGCAGATGTACGATTTATTGCTATTAACAACGGTATTGATAGTGCAAACCAAGCAGACAGTGACTTTACACCGTTTCTTAACATTATTAATGAATGGTACGCTAAGGATACTAGCAAGAAAATCCGTGTTGTGTTCAAATCCAAAGGACAATCCGGTAAGCCACTCTGCACCAATCCACCTTACGGTTATATTAAAGACCCTGAAGATAAGTTGCACTGGATTATAGATGAGAAAGCCGCCGAAGTGGTCAGAGATATTTTCCGACTGTGCATGGCTGGCTTTGGACCCACGCAGATAGCAAAGCAACTTGAAAAGCGATGCATTGATACACCTACGGTTCATCTTCGCAAAATGGGTATTAACACTCCAGCAAGACCACCTGAAAACCCATATGCTTGGTCGGCTCGTACCGTAGCAGATATTCTGGCTAAAATGGAATATCTAGGTCACACGGTGAATTTCAAGACTTCTAAAAAGTCATATAAGAGCAAAGTCAAGATATTGAACAATCCAGAAGATTGGCTGGTTTTCAAAAATACCCATGAAGCAATTATTGATGAAGGCACTTGGGAAACAGTGCAGAAAATCAGAGATGGCAAGCGAAGACCATCACGATTAGGTGAAATGGGAATGCTTTCTGGCATGATGTTCTGTGCCGACTGTGGAGCAAAGCTGTATCAGGTTAGAGGCAAGGGATGGACACACGATAAGGAATACTTCGTTTGTGCTACTTACCGCAAGAAAAAGGGTATGTGCAGTTCACATCAGATACGCAATGTTGTAGTGGAACAGCTTTTGTTAGAAGACTTAAGGCGTGTAACCTCCTTTGCCAAAGACCATGAACAGGAATTCATTCGTATAGTTATGAATAATTCAGAAAAGGAACTTGCCAAAGAACTCCGCCAAAGTCAAAAGGAGTACGAACAAGTACAGACTCGCATTGCTGACATAGACAAAATCATTCGGAAACTATATGAGGACAATGTGATGGGCAAAATTCCCGAAGAGCGTTTTTACAAGATGTCGGCTGAATATGAAGCCGAGCAGAAGACACTGGAAGAAAGGATAATCAAATTAAAGCATACCATTGATACAGCAAATGAACAGTCCCTCAATACCGACCGCTTTTTGGCACTGGTTAAAAAGTACACAGAAATTGCAGAATTGGATGCAGAGATTATCCGAGAGTTCATTGACAAAATTATAGTATTCAAAGCTGAAAAGATAGATGGCCGCAGAACCCAGCGGATTCAAATTTTCTATAACTGCATTGGTGCTATCGACTTACCAAAATAAACGAAAAAACGGCATAGCCGAATATCAACGACTATGCCGAATTTTTCAGGAATTATAAATCCCTATCTGACCGCTCCTAAGGGCCGGTTTTTTATCTCTGCAGTTCTAAAGGATTTTGCTATTGACTCATGGAATAAAATGAAATATAATGAATATGATTTAGTAATTTAGCACTTTAATTAGATAAAGTAACTTAAATAAATTTAATTAAATGAGAGGTATTTGCTTATGTCTAGATGGAAGATATACACACCTGACGGTGTACAGGATATCCTGTTTGACGAATGTTACATAAAAAGAGAAATAGAAAAAAGAATCAGAAACACATTCAGGTCTTACGGCTATTACGAGATAGAAACTCCCACAATAGAATTTTTTGATGTATTTTCATCAGAGATAGAGCATTTTCCTCAGGAATCAATGGTAAAGTTTTTTGATCCAAAAGGTAGAATCCTTGTATTGAGGCCGGATATAACTGTTCCTGTTGCAAGAATAACCGCTACCAAAAACAGGGATGTACAGCTTCCAATAAAATATTCATATATAGGCAATGTATTCAGATTTAACGAAGTTGGAGGCGGCCGTCAAAACGAGTTTACACAGGCTGGGGTTGAGATGATTGGGGATTCATCATCGGAAAGTGATGCAGAAATAATTGCATTGGCAATAAATACACTAAAATCAGCCGGCCTCAAGGAATTCAAGATAGAAATCGGCCAAGTAGAGTTTTTCAAGGGGTTAGCGGAAGAAGCAGGATTTTCTAATGAGGATATAGATGCTATATCCAAGCAAATAGACAAAAAGGATCTTGTTGGTGTAGAAGGTATACTTAACAGATATGAAATAAGAAAAGAGTTAAAAGAGCTTATTTTAAAGCTAACGGGAGTATTCGGAACAGTTGATGTAATAAAGGAATTCAAAAACTCTGCAATAAATGAAAGAAGCCTTAAAGCAATCGAAAATGTAGAAGAAGTAGTATCTATTTTATGCGATTACGGTTTATCGGAATATGTATCAATAGATTTAGGAATGTTAAAAAGTCTTAATTATGATACAGGAATAACCTTTAGGGGATTTACAAATGGAATTGGATTTCCGATACTTTCAGGAGGAAGGTACGACAACCTTACGTCCAGCTTTGGAAAGGACTGTCCTGCTACAGGTTTTTCATTAAGGATAAATATGCTTATGACAGCAATGAAAAACTCAGGAATTACCTTTGAAAAACCTTCTGTAGATTCATTAATATGTTATGAAAAAACAAACAGAAAAAGGGCAATTGAAATAGCTGAAGCCCTCAGAAAGCAGGATATGAAAATAGAAACTTTTCTTCTGACAGAGGGTATAGACCAAGGAAAAAAATATGCTTCTTCAAAGAAAATCGGAGGAATCATATATATTGGAGACAACGATAAAATAACTGTGTATGATATGATAAACGATACTACAGAGGAAACAAGCTTCAATGCCCTTTTAAACATTGAATAATAAATTTGTTTATAGTTTATCAAATAAAATTTTGTGGGGAGTTAGAAAATGAGATATTTGACAATTGCTCTTTCAAAGGGCAGACTTACAGATATGTCGGTGGAGATATTTGAAAAAATCGGAATAGATTGTACGGAGCTTAAATCATCCACCAGAAAACTTATACTGTCTGATGAAAAAAATAAGATAAAATTTTTTCTTGCAAAGCCTGCGGATGTGCCCACCTATGTAGAGTATGGAGCAGCAGACATCGGAATAGTTGGAAAGGACACACTTCTTGAAGAGGGCCGGAATTTATATGAGGTACTTGATTTAGGATTTGCAGCCTGCAGAATGGCATTAGCAGGGCCTGCAGAATTGCAGGGAAAGATAGAAGAACTGAACATAAAAAGAGTAGGTACAAAGTATCCCAATATTGCAAGGAATTACTTTGAAAAAGCAAGAAGAGAAAGTGTAGAAATCATAAAGCTCAATGGTTCTGTGGAACTTGCACCTTTGGTAGGCTTATCAGAGGTTATAGTAGATTTGGTCGAAAGCGGCAGAACACTAAAAGAAAACGGTTTGGTAGTGCTTGATACAATAGCAGACATAAGTGCAAGAATGGTAGTAAACAGAGTAAGTATGAAAATGGAAAACCAACGAATACAGAAAATAATAGACGGAGTTAGAGAAGAATTATCCGCAAGGGGGTAACAATATGCTAAACATTGTAGACTTACGCAGTGACTTTGATGAGGCTGCAGCAAAGGATTTATACAGAAAATTAACCCAGAGAACCGAAACCCAAAACGGAGGCAATGTAATCACAATTGTAGCAGAAATAATTGACACCGTTAAACAAAATGGTGACACTGCTTTAAAAGAATATACAAAGAGATTCGATAAAGCAGAAATAGAAGACATAAAAGTATCAGAAGAGGAAATAACCTCTGCATACAAAAAGGTTGACCTACAATTATTGGAGACTATAAAAAAATCAAGAGAGAATATATGGAGCTTTCATGAAAAACAGCTTCAAAACAGCTGGGTAAATCCTAAAGAGGACGGAACTATGCTGGGACAGCTTGTAAGACCTCTTGAAAAGGTAGGCTTATATGTCCCAGGAGGAACAGCGCCCCTTATATCATCGGTATTGATGACAGCAGTTCCCGCAAAAGTAGCCGGAGTTGAAAAGCTTATAATGTGTACACCTCCTTCTCCGGATGGAAGTATAAACCCCGCAATACTGGTTGCAGCCAGAGAAGCAGGAGTGGACGAGATATATAGAGCCGGAGGCGCACAAGCTGTGGCTGCAATGGCATATGGAACAGAAACAATACCGTCGGTGGATAAGATATGTGGCCCCGGCAATGTATATGTTGCTACAGCCAAGAGGTTGGTTTTTGGAGACTGTGACATTGATATGTTTGCAGGCCCAAGCGAGATACTGGTTATAGCAGATTCAAGTGCAGTACCCGAGTATGTAGCAGCTGATCTTCTTTCACAGGCAGAGCATGACATATTGGCATCCTCGGTATTGGTTACAGACGATGTAAGTCTTTTGGATAGTGTGAAAACTGAGATAGAAAAGCAGCTTTTAACTTTGAAAAGAAGTGAAATAATCGAGAAATCATTAAAAAACTATGGATTTGGAATATTGGTTGATAACATAGAAGAGGCGATAGAGGTATCAAACAATATAGCGCCTGAACATTTAGAATTATGTATAAAAGAGCCCATGAGTATACTGGGAATGATAAAAAATGCAGGAGCAATATTCGTTGGAAACTATTCACCCGAACCCTTGGGAGATTATATGGCAGGACCCAGTCACGTTCTTCCCACCAGTGGAACTGCAAGGTTTTCATCACCTGTAAACGTTGACCAGTTTATTAAAAAATCCAGCTTGATTTATTACAACAAACAATCACTTGAAACAACAAGCAACGATATTGTAAGGTTTGCGGAAGCGGAATTATTGGATGCACATGCAAATGCCATAAAGGTAAGGTTCAATAAATAAACTGAAAATCGTTGTATTACTGAAAGGAAGGTTACTATGATAGAAGAATTAATTAGAAGTGAAATACGTTCATTCGTACCCTATAATGCAAATCAGCAGCCATATAAAATAAAACTGGATGCCAATGAGAGTCCTTTCAATCTTCCGTCAGTAGTTAGAAAAAAACTGGCTGATTATATACTGGAAGATCCCCAGTTGAATATGTACCCTGATACAGATTCAATTCAATTGAGGGAAGCTTTAGGTGAATACTGGAACGTAGATAAAGAAAATATCATAGTGGGAACAGGCTCTGATCAACTAATACAGATTATTGCAAATGTGTTTCTGGAGAAAGGGGATAAAGTTCTTTATCCTGCTCCTTCTTTCGGTATGTATAAGGACTCATGCATAATAGCCGGAGGCAAGGCTGTAGAATATATTCTAAATCAAAGTGATAATTTCTCTTATTCAGCTGATAAAATAATACAGGCCTATGAAAAAGAAAAACCAAAAATTATTTATATATGTAGTCCAAATAATCCTACTGGTAATCTGATGCCGCAGGATGAAATACTAAAAGTACTGAAAGCGTGTACAAAATCAATAGTTGTAGTAGATGAAGCATATGCGGACTTTTCCGATACAACGGTAATTCCATATATAAAAGAATATGAGAATTTGCTTATACTACGTACCTTTTCAAAAGCTTTCGGGTTAGCTGGAATAAGGTGCGGATATTCCATAGCCTCGGAAAGGCTTACTAAGGCTGTAAATTTGGCAAGACCGCCTTATAATATCAGCTCCTTGTCACAGTATGCAGCTACACTGGTTTTATCTAATGTAGATGAAATTAAAAATAACATAAAATATCTCATAAAAGAGAGGGAATTTGTTTCCTCCAAACTTGCTGAGATAGATGGAATAAAAGTTTACGACTCGGCAGCAAACTTCATCTTGGTAAAGATTCAGAATTCTAAGGACGTTTATAATAAATTATGCGAAAGAGGCATTTTTATTAGAGCTTTTGGTTCATCGGTTCTTTTATCCGATTGTATGAGAATAACCATAGGAACACGTGAACAAAATTCCGTATTGCTTGATGAACTAGGTGCTATCTGCTATAATAAATGACGAACATTACAACGAAAAATATAAAAAAGGTTCGGATTTTAAAATGAACGGAGGAATACATATGAGAGAGGGTTTGGTCACGCGAAACACAAAAGAAACTCAAATCAATGTAAAAATAAATCTGGACGGCAAAGGTGACTGTCAGGCAGATACAGGTATAGGATTCTTTGACCATATGCTTGTATTATTTACAAAGCATGGACTTATAGATGCCTGTTTTGATGTAAAAGGTGATTTGCATGTAGATTCCCATCATACTATCGAAGATACGGGTATAGCCATGGGACTTGCAATCAGGCAGGCTCTTGGAGATAAGAAATCCATAAGAAGGTATGGTACTGCCTATGTTCCAATGGACGAAGCCCTTGTACTTGTATCACTTGATTTGAGCGATAGACCCTATCTGGTATTTGATGCGAACTTTTCACAACCCATGGTAGGACAAATGGATACTCAGATGGTAGAGGAATTCTTCAGGGCCGTTGCATTTAATGCCGGAATTACTCTTCATATAAAGGTTCTTCACGGTTCAAACTGCCACCACATAATAGAAG contains:
- the hisZ gene encoding ATP phosphoribosyltransferase regulatory subunit, which encodes MSRWKIYTPDGVQDILFDECYIKREIEKRIRNTFRSYGYYEIETPTIEFFDVFSSEIEHFPQESMVKFFDPKGRILVLRPDITVPVARITATKNRDVQLPIKYSYIGNVFRFNEVGGGRQNEFTQAGVEMIGDSSSESDAEIIALAINTLKSAGLKEFKIEIGQVEFFKGLAEEAGFSNEDIDAISKQIDKKDLVGVEGILNRYEIRKELKELILKLTGVFGTVDVIKEFKNSAINERSLKAIENVEEVVSILCDYGLSEYVSIDLGMLKSLNYDTGITFRGFTNGIGFPILSGGRYDNLTSSFGKDCPATGFSLRINMLMTAMKNSGITFEKPSVDSLICYEKTNRKRAIEIAEALRKQDMKIETFLLTEGIDQGKKYASSKKIGGIIYIGDNDKITVYDMINDTTEETSFNALLNIE
- a CDS encoding helix-turn-helix domain-containing protein; this encodes MAVHYKKLFHLLIEKEMTNADLQKQAGFSANIITRLKRNGYVSLETIESICRTLNCGVDDILEFVPDEDKE
- a CDS encoding recombinase family protein; the protein is MNRQSTFSTIRKSTLAFEEAKITALYCRLSRDDELAGDSNSIVNQKAILKKYAEDNGFRNIEFYVDDGVSGTTFDRPDFNRMIADVESGRIGTIIIKDMSRFGRDYLKVGYYTEIMFPEADVRFIAINNGIDSANQADSDFTPFLNIINEWYAKDTSKKIRVVFKSKGQSGKPLCTNPPYGYIKDPEDKLHWIIDEKAAEVVRDIFRLCMAGFGPTQIAKQLEKRCIDTPTVHLRKMGINTPARPPENPYAWSARTVADILAKMEYLGHTVNFKTSKKSYKSKVKILNNPEDWLVFKNTHEAIIDEGTWETVQKIRDGKRRPSRLGEMGMLSGMMFCADCGAKLYQVRGKGWTHDKEYFVCATYRKKKGMCSSHQIRNVVVEQLLLEDLRRVTSFAKDHEQEFIRIVMNNSEKELAKELRQSQKEYEQVQTRIADIDKIIRKLYEDNVMGKIPEERFYKMSAEYEAEQKTLEERIIKLKHTIDTANEQSLNTDRFLALVKKYTEIAELDAEIIREFIDKIIVFKAEKIDGRRTQRIQIFYNCIGAIDLPK
- a CDS encoding phage/plasmid primase, P4 family; this encodes MLKDKPQFCCWKYEERSGRKTKVPYNPVTRKRAKPNQRGTFKDFSSAVAAISDYDGIGFLVGNDICVIDLDDCFDSGGKLKPVAQIVVEAFSGCYMEHSPSEKGLHILFKATGFNFDKTKYYINNRKLGVEVYVGGATNRFVTVTGNVYADGDIAEKSNELQMILDKYMLRPTTVKQLLDTESQSYLSDKSVIEKALKSANGERFKALWQGDTSGYASASEADLALCGMLAFWCGRDIGQMDRLFRQSGLMRDKWNRPQSGSTYGIITIEKAIANATEIYKPGGKRSSATEDFGECSLTGFKPESNDRYPWTDIGASRLFADYYKSFARFVPERKMWFCYANGIWIPDVGNLKVMEMCKSLANQLLTYALTIQDEHQRKAYIDYCRKWQSRRYRETVLKDAQSVYPISMAEFDQEPQVLNCSNGTLFLMSMDFRPHNSEDRLTKISGVKYDPEAKSERWDRFIHEIMSGDEEKAKFLQKAFGYSIGGDTRYECLFVLYGATTRNGKGTLCESVLKVLGSYGCTARPETISLKKNNNSSSPSEDIARLAGVRFVNISEPSRGLVLNAAQVKSMTGGDTINARFLHENSFDFSPKFKLYINTNYLPVITDMTLFSSGRVVIIPFERHFDESEQDKNLKREFAKPKNQSAILNWLIEGYQLLKKEGLTLPDSVKTATEAYKRDSDKIALFFEDVLEESPNSEVRTSEVYARYQRWCSANGCYSENARNFKQALTAIARVERKRPRSGGGMTTMLIGYKLTEEEFFLI
- the hisG gene encoding ATP phosphoribosyltransferase produces the protein MRYLTIALSKGRLTDMSVEIFEKIGIDCTELKSSTRKLILSDEKNKIKFFLAKPADVPTYVEYGAADIGIVGKDTLLEEGRNLYEVLDLGFAACRMALAGPAELQGKIEELNIKRVGTKYPNIARNYFEKARRESVEIIKLNGSVELAPLVGLSEVIVDLVESGRTLKENGLVVLDTIADISARMVVNRVSMKMENQRIQKIIDGVREELSARG
- a CDS encoding transposon-encoded TnpW family protein is translated as MENQSNSRTTKSDIGGTVYVVESRVSDSAKESAYSKLKRLITVNAKSLSKLSDSSYKPTEINSTSSR
- a CDS encoding phage major capsid protein, encoding MATSTTYNRAFWNVMKGKEENNQNLSEGFDNAGAYVAPDEFREGFNTALAKENIFRRFATVINLSSAEGKIQAVSSTGTADWVEDGDPIPESADTFTQFLVKSYKLASLVKLNRSFVTDINFNLEKYLMSDFAKRFGKAEENALLNGNGTTQPTGILTADADVTTADNSTISFDEIISLYFSLKAEYRNNAVFIMHDNTAMLLRTLKDTSGSYLWNSSDNTIFGKPVVTSPYMPTVLAGAKSIVFGDLSYYWLIERQPITIKKLSELYALQGQIGFSAYERLDGKLIQPDALKILQIKA